Genomic segment of Bacteroides stercoris ATCC 43183:
TGTCGGATATCGGGTTGGCGGTAAAGATTTCAATAAGATACTTATATCGCCCGTCAAATTCATCGTTTATCTCAACATTCAGATTTACGGTGTTGACCATGGACCAGTCAAAACCATCGGGGGCGGTAAAGTCTTCTCCTAAGGGATTTTCTTTCGGTTTTGTCTGAATGCCCCTTTCAGGATCGTACACATCATCCGTACAACTGGAAAGTGCCAAAGTGCTGACAATGGCTACCACAACTGAAAAACGGTAGAATAATTCCATAGGCTGATTTATAATGTTTTTATGTTTTGTTTGCTTGTTGAATAAAATAATCAACTTTTAATTGAATATGCCGCAAAGATAGCCATAATATTCGGATTGTTACTTGTAAATATTGTCTTTTTTGATAATGCAAGGCGAATATTTTGCTGAATCCGACCATTTGCCCGTTTTGAAAACTTGTAAATATTGTCCGGAGCGAATAAAAAGGAGAAGTCTGAAAGGGAGTAAAGAGAAAAAAAAGAGGAAATTACTCTTTGGTAATTTCCCCTGCCAAATCCGAATTCATCCGGCGACGGATTTCCGCCTGGCTCAGTCCGTGCCCGAGCAGGAACATGAGTTTGGTAACAGCGCATTCGGGCGTACTGTCGTAGCCGCTGATAACGCCAGCTTCGAGCAGATGCAGTCCGGTTTCGTAGCGTCCCATCTCAACACCGCCGCTTTGGCATTGGGTAATGTTGACAATGACGATGCCTCGTTCTGTTGCGTCCTTCAGTTGCCGGATGAACCAGTCCTTTTGCGGTGCATTGCCGGAACCGAATGTCTTGAGAACCACTGCTTTCAATCCCGGAACGTGAAGTACAGAATCGATGATGCTTTCCTGAATACCCGGAAACAGGGTGAGGACTACGACATTGGTGTCGAAAAGATAATGCGGCTTCATCGGTCGTGCAGGGTCGGGGCGACGGATGATGTGTTCGTTGTAACGGATATGGATTCCTGCTTTTGCCAGAGCGGGGTAATTGAAAGAGCGGAAAGCGTTGAAATTTTCGGCATTGATTTTGGTAGTCCGGTTGCCGCGCATCAGCTCATTTTCAAAGAAGATGCACACTTCGGGGACAAGGGCTGTACCGTCCGGACGTTTGGCGGCAGCTATTTCGATGGAAGTAATCAGATTTTCTTTTCCGTCCGTACGCAATGTCCCGATGGGTAGCTGCGAACCGGTAAGGATAACCGGTTTCGCAAGGTTTTCGAGCATGAAGCTGAGTGCCGATGCCGTATATGCCATAGTGTCGGTTCCGTGCAGGATGACAAAGCCGTCAAAGTTTTCGTAGTTGTCATTTATAATTGCGACAATTTTGGCCCACAGGGAAGGTTCCATGTCAGAGGAGTCGATAGGCGGATCGAACTGATAGGACGAGATGTGATAGTTGAAGCGCTTCAATTCGGGAACATGCTTGAGCAGGTGGGCGAAATTGAAATTTTCCAGTGCACCTGTTTCCGGATTTTCTATCATTCCGATAGTTCCGCCCGTGTAAATCAAGAGAACGGAAGGATAATCTGCTTTCATAAATATCTCTTTTTTCTTTTTTTCGGGCACAAAGATAATGTAAACCGATAACAGAATAAAATGAACTTGTCCATTTTTTATGTTGAAATGTAGCTTATCTTCGTATTATTCACAGAGATACGTAAAAAAATGGAATTTAAGTTGTCTTACTGTCCTGCCGCTTTACCGCTTTTACCTAAATCTTCTTTCAGATGTGAGATGGCTTTTTGTGCGTTTCCTTTATATTTGTCGAGCAGGGTAACGAAGCGGCTTCCGATAATGGCTCCGGACGCATGGGAGCAGGCTGTATCGAACGTCTGCCGGTTACTGATGCCGAAACCTGCCATGCGTGGATTGCGCAGGTTCATATCTTGAATCTTCTTGAAATAGACTTGTTTCCGGACGTCGAAATCTTTCTGCGCGCCAGTGGTGGCTGCTGATGATACCATATAGATGAATCCGTCGGTATGAGCATCTATTTCGCGGATGCGTTTCTCGCTGGTTTCGGGGGTGATGAGCATGATGACCCGGATGTCGTATTTCTGTGCGACGGTCTTATAATTTTCTTCGTA
This window contains:
- a CDS encoding asparaginase; this encodes MKADYPSVLLIYTGGTIGMIENPETGALENFNFAHLLKHVPELKRFNYHISSYQFDPPIDSSDMEPSLWAKIVAIINDNYENFDGFVILHGTDTMAYTASALSFMLENLAKPVILTGSQLPIGTLRTDGKENLITSIEIAAAKRPDGTALVPEVCIFFENELMRGNRTTKINAENFNAFRSFNYPALAKAGIHIRYNEHIIRRPDPARPMKPHYLFDTNVVVLTLFPGIQESIIDSVLHVPGLKAVVLKTFGSGNAPQKDWFIRQLKDATERGIVIVNITQCQSGGVEMGRYETGLHLLEAGVISGYDSTPECAVTKLMFLLGHGLSQAEIRRRMNSDLAGEITKE
- the trpA gene encoding tryptophan synthase subunit alpha; this encodes MNRINQLFQDSPKNLLSVYFCAGFPTLNSTADVIRTLEKNGVNMVEIGIPFSDPMADGIVIQDAATRALRNGMSLRILFEQLQDIRRDVRIPLILMGYLNPIMHFGFEAFCRKCTECGIDGVIIPDLPFREYEENYKTVAQKYDIRVIMLITPETSEKRIREIDAHTDGFIYMVSSAATTGAQKDFDVRKQVYFKKIQDMNLRNPRMAGFGISNRQTFDTACSHASGAIIGSRFVTLLDKYKGNAQKAISHLKEDLGKSGKAAGQ